A stretch of DNA from Doryrhamphus excisus isolate RoL2022-K1 chromosome 6, RoL_Dexc_1.0, whole genome shotgun sequence:
GCTTGTCATTTCCGTCACAGTGGAAGCTCCCACCTGCAccacaacaaaaaatgaaatgggGCTGTTGTCTGACATCCCGAGTTCAatcacaccctcggccatctctgtgtggagtttgcatgttctccccgtgcatgcgtgggttttctccgggtactccggcttcctcccacattccaaaaacatgctaggttaattggcgactccaaattgtccataggtatgaatgtgagggtgaatggttgtttgtctatatgtgccctgtgattggctggtgaccagtccagggtgtaccccgcctcttgcccaaagacagctgggataggctccagcaacccccgcaataaaaaatgaatgaatgctgtctGAAATcaagggtgttcaaagtgtggcccaccAAAACACTCAGCAAAAATGGGCAAAATACACCAAAAAGGCCAAATGTAAATAGAACaaactgaaatgttgatactaagtATTGaacaagttatatatatatatatatatatatatatatatatatatatatatatatatatatataaataactatCAATGTGGCCCCAGTCACACCCTCATCTTAAATCATCCAGTATGAACCAGCAAGTAGCTTGCTAACATGGAtcaaaccttgttggaggtctGCTGAGTGCCATTTTAGTTTAAAAACAAACTCCTTCATATGCCTCAGCACAGTAGAGCCCCTTGACGTGGTCCAAGATAGGTTTATTTTTAGTAAATTTCATGAAGTCCTTAAGCACGAGACCACATGGCCCTGCAGAAAATCTTATTACCCAATGACAAAGACAAATGAGCCTCGAGATTTCTTCCTCATGCTCCTGTGCATTTCCATTATATGCCACAAACCAGACGCTTTCAAACCGCTTAACTCACCGCGTGATATCGCTGGCTGTCTGGTCATCTTCCTGCATGTCCGTCATGGAGCTGTCACCATTGCTGAGTGTCTCCACGCCAATGAGGTCGTTGCTGCCGTCGCTGGCTTCTCTTGTCTTGTTGAGGTGGGCAAGGGACGTCACCACGTTAGCCAGCGTGCCAAGGTCACCTTGGGAAGGGTCGTCATGCTGAGGAGGACACAGAAAAATTTGACAGCAGCAAAAGTCTGAAGAATAATTACACTATTAGATTAAAATCAGTCACAGGTACACAATCTCATTCCATCTAATACAAGAACTCTAGCAAAAATTCTGcctttataataacaatgctcAATTTTTGATTGCTACATTTaacaatcattttattattatgggtgTGTTTTGATCCCTTTCTTTAGCTACGtgaaggtcaaaatattagaaacacctcaCTACAATGACAAATGATATTATTAAGGTATTAAATGAATAACTCCctgactgtcaatcaaaactgaggaATATCTTTGCAAAAGCAGCTCTTCTAAGAGAGTCTCATTAGCGCTCATTTGGGTGTGCCCAAATTGATTGTGTGAATATAATCAtttataacataatatacaatataattacaTTGTCTGGGGAGGCTGGAATCAAGATGGTATTTTCCAACTTAGGGAACGGCTGTTGGATGTTGAGCAACATGCTGGACTCCAGCAAATTGGTAGACCTGTTTGTATAGAGATTTAACACATCCAAAATTACttgatcattaaaaaatattttaagataaACATGATTTAAAGTCGAGGCTGGAAGTACCTGGAGGTATCTTTTTCAGTCACAAACGTCGGCGTGGCTGCCAAAGGGCTGCACAAATTCTTGCGGATGTAGATCTTCTCTGTGGAGGCTGCACAGTTGACAGATTTCTCTCTGGTGGGCACATCCATAGGCTTCCTTTCACACTGCACAGCTACAAGGCAGTACAAGAACATCAGTCCTTCTTGTCACATTACAAGAGACATTTGACTGTTGATTATACATTGAGGTGTCATACAATCCTGTTTCATGCCCAGTGCGATGCAGCGTTGCAGCCGACAGTACTGGCAGCGGTTTCGGTGAACCTTATTGATGGCACACTCTCCGGAGCCCCTGCATGTATACACCAGGTTCTTCCTGATGCTGCGTTTGAAGAAGCCCTTGCAACCCTCACAGCTGACAGCTCCATAATGGCGCCCTACCAGAGGGGCATGAAAACAACATCAGTGAGATGtttgtcagtaaaaaaaataagcattaaAATAAGCATTCATCAAAGTGAATTCCAACCTGAGGCCTTGTCCCCACAGACAACACAATATTCCACAACTGGCTTGGAAATAGACTGGTCTGAGCCCTCGGTTACAAACTGACAAACAAACAGAATGCTGTTATTCAATCTCGACCAACGACTTGTTATTGACAAGACATGGCTGACCATGAGTCATAAGCCCTTAGCCATAAATCTGGATCCATTGGCATCCCTGAGCAATACCTGAATCTGCTGTCCAGACAGCTCGGGGGAGGCAAACAACAGCTGGTTGACCCCGGAGCTGTCCGGAGTGGTGAGGATGACCTTGTTGGGGGAGCCATCCTGCCGGGCCAGGATGAACTGCTGCTTTACGGGAGAAGCTGGCTCAAGTGCTGTGACAATCTGGATCTTCTGGCCTGTCTGTGGATCGGTCACGATCTGAAAAGATTAGATTGCAAATTTTAACTGAAGCAAATAAGTCATTAGTCATGAGCACTTTTTTCCATAACAGTCCAATATACTACTAGGTGTTCTTTGACCCTTTGATCTCAATTCATTAACCCTATTATGCTCAGGTTTTGGTcctttgtattgggttgtggattcctatagagcagctgcacataacccacacaaaaatctgtctagatcttccagaatctgaaccTATTCCGGCTTTATTTCCTTgactttccaaaacggtctgttttaatttattctacccacgGCCACCACTCTggtgtgattggtcacactcccaagcgctcttGAAGACTTTGGGATTATTGAAGAACCCCGCTTTTTcattttgtcggtataggagctgataataaatcaataaacttGCTACCTACAGCTGGCACTTTTGACTCTTCAACATACCATGTAATGTTGGAAGGTCATCGGACTTCAGCAACATTTTGGCGGATAGTCCAGCTTcgcccatgttcaaaaacagtCCATATCTTGTTACCTCACACCACTTTTGCCCGATGTATCACTCTAGGCAATTTTGCTGTCcctcaaacacacaaacacgataatacaacattctagcaACAGttataggttagaaaagtggaaaaagcataataggtacgCTTTAACTGAAGTACAATCTATGAAGTCGAATGCCTTTACAGGAAAAAGTTTACTTTACAGGAAAAAGTGCTGTCGCCGTTTAAAGtgtttaacttctttttaaACTTGTAAAACAATTAAGAAATAGGATTGGGCGATATGGATCTTAGCATATAGCatgatatttttgggatgtatcacaatatgcggatataaaacaatattttttttaaattcaactgAGTCTtgcataaaaagctacaaaccttaagccttaatgtaattaaatacacttgtctcaaattgtTAAGCACCTGTATTTATAGGTAACAAACTGActaacttttctaatgagaTGTTAGCCTCGGCACAAACTACTACTAAAttttcaacaaactgtaatgcctgtgcttgtgattaaggaataagtagtcacccatgcaatatggaagatatttttatgacactccCGTTTTCTTTATGCAGACATGGGGCAAactgtgctcttattttgaaggacagcCACAGTGTGTCCCGTGTGTTTGCCTGAAATGCACATCAATATACGTATAAAATATTTGATACTTATATCCTATATATTTGTGGATTTTGTAACTCTTTTAAGTGAAAATCAATCAAGACACACATATAAATTCAGCAGAAGTCacccttacaaaaaaaaagtttgaactTGACCTTCTTGGTGGGGTTGCCCCACCTGCGTTAATTATATTAACAGTGGCGAAGTTAACTCTCCACTTGAATGTTACCTTACCTGGATTCGATGTCCCAAGGACATGTTTTTGTCTGCTGTTGACACAAGTTGGATCCTTTGGGTCTGCCCATCCATGCTGGTACCGCACACATCAACTTACGGCCCTGACTCACCTCTCTGCCCCATTAAGTGCACACCTGGGGAGGAAATAGTTAGCCTTCATATCTAGTTTTGACCATTTGCGGTTTTTAGTCAAAAATAATCTGGTTTGTCTTTGTAGAAGCATGTGGACATTACTACAATTATATAATTGCATTATTCACAGTGTGCAAACAGTCAATTATTGACAAcgaaaacacaaaaatgcaccACATCAATACCAAAATGTGTGTACTTTGTTCATGATTCTGTTTTTACGTATGTTGTCAAAATGCCATATCCTTCCCCTTTTCTCTTCCTCTGGCGACAACATTCTGAGCACAATTTAGCCTCTATTAATAcaggatttttttaatgtaatctcGGTCACAATTTGAACAGCTTAATCCTCTCTGTGAAATATTTAGGCTGCATTAACTGTAACCAACTAATGTCTGTGGCCTATGTTAGCAATTCGGATGGGGGCTAGTGCAAAACAGACAATTAAATGCAGATTATGTCGTCAGCTAAATGGCATCAAATAACGGGGATGAGTGTCGTAGCAACGCATACAGAAACGACCCTGTCTGTTTTCCCAAAAATCGATACGGAAGATAAAGTATTTCTTTTCCTGTGGGTGAAAGGTCAACATTGAAGGGTTAAAGCATGCTAGGGCTGCAGAGGCCCGTAGAAGCGGAAACATAACGTTGACAACGACGGTGGTcgcattttattttactttatatatTCTGCCGCAGAACATCAAAAATAGGATTATAATTATTCAGCAGCGACTTTTGCGTCAGATGGTGTTACATTCCCATTCTGGCTCGTTGCTGTTTGGAAACTAGCAAGCAAAGCTAACATGGCAGCTAACGTCAGCTAGCTAACCAGCCAACTAGCGCGGCTACATAGCTAATAGATTGCAGGGGGGCAAATATAACATAACCATTACCGATGTGTGTAAAGTAAAGCTAGGTAACCAACCTACTGGTTGTGCGGTTATATACTTACTTAGTGCCGTTGCAGGGCGCGGGGGACAAGAACGCTAACGGTGCTAGCGGCGAACCAATGGCAGCGTCTGAGTTACTGAGTTCTCCTTCGCCTTTGATGTGGCCGGACAGTGGTGTCGCTAGCCAAGCTTCTCAGCAtacacattattaaaaattccTTACCTGTCTAGAAGTTTGTTTCGTGTCAAATATCCgtgaaattaatatatatatatatattatccgCTTTGCTGTGCTTGGTGGGAGGGTCAGAGTTCGTgaccttttttcttcttcgggAAAACAATCTGGCGCATGCGCAGTTTTGTTATGATGTTATTAGGCCTAAGAGTGTAACAAGGagttatttttatgctttagcTTTGATTTTAGTAGTACGTTGATGACAATATATTAACTTAACTGCAATTGGCaatttttgagaattttttaagttaaaaaggTGTTAAATGTATTCTGATTACATTCAttatcaattttctatactgctggTCCCTCATTGGTCTGGGGTGTGCTGGACCCAATTTCAGTTGACATttaggcgagaggtgggatatATCCTGGACTTTTCACCACTCActgtacacaaacaaccattcacattcacacatgGACATTTTAGTCTCCActtaatgcatgtttttggatatgGGAAGAAGCCTGTGAAAACCCATGCAAGCATGgaggaaaatatacaaactgcacacagagacaTTCGAACCTGGATCTTCAGAGTGTTTGGCTGCCATTCTAACCACGAATCCACAGTTCAGCCATCACTAAAGTAATTAGTGATGGCTGATGGTGTTAAAACGATATTACAACAAGATTTCAACTGTAGAAAGTGATTTCatgcacattttatttaatgacACGTTCTTTGTGATAATCATCATTTACACAACACACGGTGGGCTTGAAACTATATACATTTGTCGTGAACTAAGTGCAGaccatgaaaaaaacaccatttgACACCCGTTTTATCtactaaaaaaattattacaaaaataataatttaaggtGAAAGTTTGATCAAGTGAAAAGGGAGGTTGATAAAAACTAAATCACAAATAGTGCTACAAAATTATCAAGAAAATAGACTATAAAAACACTAATGTCTATACAACTGACTAAAAGATGTAGATGATACTACAtgcatacattttaaaaacaatttcagTAAATGGGAAGGGGCACCATTAAAATAATTCAACTCTAACATGACAAATATGGTGGGGAAACTTGAAGCACTGAGGTAAGAGGTcaaagttgaaatgtcacacgTCCAATACTAAAGCACTGCTGATTCTGTGAATGTGTCGATCCACCTGGTAAAAGCAAAATTTAAGttagtatttttaaaagaatgttactataaatgtgcaACATAGAACAAATACAGAAAGTAGACAAATAGACCATCTGGGGTCTCCCTAAAGCAGGGATGTCCATAGTGGGGCAATTTTTGTTCCTCATCtcgttttttattggccttcggaaaatttaaaaagtcaaattaattCAGTATTAATAAGAAATTATTAGATCTTAaactaatttgctttgtcaccgaTAAGACAACATtaaaatgtggatgttttgtccAAACAGTTTAGCATACATTAACCCTCACTGGCTcggttttagcatttttaatgcacaaaaggTGTTTAATCGCTATTTACTTGAGACATAGATATAGACAATTATTCTGTTGTCCCCCCTCACTTGTGAATCTGCTTATGCAAAAACACAAGCGATAATGATACAGTTAATAATACAACACATGTTGATATAAACGTTTTTCTAAGAAGAgctttcatggaaaaaaaacctttctgtGTCTCAAATTCGACGTTGACAAGTGTTAAGCGGgcactttttagtaataagaACACGGTCGACCAGGACTAAATGACCGATTTCCATAAACAGGGTCAAATTAAACAGGTTTCAGTGTAAATCAGTTAAACCTTaacttatattttttttatttaaaggggGTGTGTTTACTTTCGATATCCAGTATTGAGTTTTATTTGTTACCTCTGTGCCGTCTGGGCATCATCTGCTTTAAAGTTGTAGTACAGAGTGTTTTTGTGGTAAAGCTTGAACTGTAACTGTTGAGATGAGTCCACTTTTACGACAAACCCTAAAAGAGGTTGACTCTCCAATGCAGCAACATCCTGCACAGAGACATAAAAGGGGTgggattaatttgatttgacaGTTGATGGGATTCAAACACTAACACTGTTGCCTACCTCACTTGCAGCGTAGGTGTACAGAACCTTATCTTTAACCACAAACCACAACCTCTTCCCCTGCTTCCTTTTGCCCTTGAATCTTTGCAAATAGCCACTCATGGAGGAGTTGCCCGTGCTGGCTGACACCTGAGGAAGTCAAATGCATCAGAACAGAAAGCTTCCCACTTCCCATAATAATCAATTGTGAACATGCTCTCAGTCACCTCTTTGAGGGCTGCTGGTATCTTCTTATGTTTGCGAGAGAACGCAAAGGAGGCTTTGTTACCAGGTGATGCTGCTGCCGAGAGGGCTTGTTCACCTAAGGAATACACATCACTCTGGATTAGCTTTATGAACCATAAAAGAGATAGGTGGGTGATGTTTCCTACTTTTTTGCTCCTGCAGTACAAGGTAACACTGGTCACAAACTCTTGCCAGCTGGTTCTTGAGGTACACAAGACAGTGCTTGTTGGAGGAACATGACTGGCACACCACCTAATGGAGCAGCAAACATCATGTAGACAACAGTTTATATGTCAAATCTCCATCGTAATGCAGGATCATCCAACAAGGGGCAGTAACGGTTATACACTGTAAATGCACCAATGAATACCGTCATTCTATTACAGTAACCACTTAGTGTCCTATagtcactggtgtgtgtcgTCTACAAAAGCAGGGTCTCAAAGCAACATGTTTAGAATGGGTTTAACCGACTCAAACATCTGTGTACATTGCGTAAGTAGTACTGCGAAGCATAAGTAACAATTTACAACTGTAAGTACAACTGTAattaatttatcagtgtcctaactatgtttattttgtgcaagtaagaggttgtctgtgtagcattatagagtgttcATACAGGAAGAGTCTTATCTGTATGCATGctaattacaagctcaccgatgtctggagttACCAATAACCTTTCCAtctgcctgactgtaaatcatgcagtGGAAAAATTCATCGGcaaacccacgcgcgtatcggccgataccgatacaaggaaaaaacgcaaatatcggcccgatatatcggccggtggatgtatcggtcgatccttagttatGATTCTATTACGGAAACACCTATGTTCATTTTAGTCTTTGTGCAACCAGGCTCACCTTTCCACAGGCTCGACAGTGGTGTCGCCTCCACGTCAGAGTAAACTCACAGGTACAGATCATGCACATGGTGGCACGTGGGTCTGGGATCCATATGGGAGCTTTGGAGCCTAAAGGACCACCATCACCAGCATCGCTTAGCTGTACCTGAATGTTGGAGAACACACGCATTCGTTTTTACACTTTAAACAAAAGGTATGAGTTGTGGTGGTTCTATTACCTCGTCTGACGTCTTTCCAGATATGAAAGTGATCTTCTTCTTGGTGTACTCATTGATTGCTGTGGAAATGGCCTCAAGCCATTCGTCTCGCTCTGATGCAGAACTACAATCAGAGGAAAAACAAATTACACACACCTGATCAGGAAACAAATGTGCTCGATACAGTAAATGAACCTTTCATGGTTACCTTGCAGAGAGTATGAAAGATCGCTCCACACTCTCGATGGTCAACTCGTTCTGGTAGGCCTCTTGGCTCGGCTTACTGACCTGTCGTCATTGACATCATTAGCATTGATGGTGGCAATGATTAGATGGTTGTGAAATGATGAAGTTTGTCACCTTCATCCCAGCCAGAGACAGCATGTTGTTAAACTTGTACTGGCCGGACTGAACGGGAGTGGTGTACAGCAGTGTATCATTAAACTGAAGGAGGGAAAACGATGTTGGTGTATTTATAGTCAGACTTTTTGGTATGAAACATTCAGAGCGGTATCAAGACATCAATAAAATACCTTTGCAATATAACTTTCAATATGATGTTGCTGAAGTGTGCAGCTTTAAGTTAAAAGGCTTCACAACATTTCATAAAACATCCATTGTTTTTGCAGCGaataatttacattgcattctCAGTGTGGTTTAAAGAATCTTGGCAATTAAAAAGAAGCATTCATTGTACCAGGAAGAACATTCTGGGCTGCATGATTTTCCTGGACAGCTTGTTAAGGGTACCTTCCTTCAGGAATATCTAGGACATACAAAAAGTTTAATTCATTAAACACAATTGTTTCATGTATTTCTGATTATATTCTAATACCTTAACTAATAATATATCTATATTCTAATTCACTAATAGTCATTAGTGCGATTAGTGTGTCTTACCCTTCCTGGCTGGACTATTTCGTGATGGCCATTCAAGCTGCACTGCACTTGAATCAGCTTTTGGAAGTTATCCTAAAACATAGGCATCATTACTTGTATGTTGCATTACTTTATCAAAGAATCCATTCATATTCCCAGAAATTCACAgctttttggtccaaaaaatctttaaaaagattcaaaaatataatacatttgcatgtttCAATGGTTTTTATTTCTCAGAAAGTAGGCTAGGTATTTTTTTCGCAGAAGACACCTCATTCACCTTTAAAGTTCttta
This window harbors:
- the nr2c1 gene encoding nuclear receptor subfamily 2 group C member 1, which codes for MDGQTQRIQLVSTADKNMSLGHRIQIVTDPQTGQKIQIVTALEPASPVKQQFILARQDGSPNKVILTTPDSSGVNQLLFASPELSGQQIQFVTEGSDQSISKPVVEYCVVCGDKASGRHYGAVSCEGCKGFFKRSIRKNLVYTCRGSGECAINKVHRNRCQYCRLQRCIALGMKQDSVQCERKPMDVPTREKSVNCAASTEKIYIRKNLCSPLAATPTFVTEKDTSRSTNLLESSMLLNIQQPFPKLENTILIPASPDNHDDPSQGDLGTLANVVTSLAHLNKTREASDGSNDLIGVETLSNGDSSMTDMQEDDQTASDITRAFDTLAKVLHAGDGSSGTNLEATMQLMSGDQSGPVLELEGSLLSDSHIPFKLMMPVPVPEYLNVNYICESASRLLFLSMHWARSIPAFQALGSQDDNDINLMKACWNELFALGLAQCSNVMNVGTILSAIISHLQNSLQEDKLSQERVKIVMEHIWRLQEFCNSMSKLSPDAYEYAFLKAIVLFSPDHPGIDNTPQIERFQEKAYMELQDYVTRTYPEDTYRLSKLLLRLPALRLISAAVTEELFFAGLIGNVQIDSIIPYILKMDSSDYNSQSVPGV